From a region of the Podospora pseudopauciseta strain CBS 411.78 chromosome 7 map unlocalized CBS411.78m_7, whole genome shotgun sequence genome:
- a CDS encoding uncharacterized protein (EggNog:ENOG503P4RN), whose amino-acid sequence MLSDDNPVSSSPQPPRSGQTVHPILPAQQAAAVPEARALRGSSAGSSQDNGYGSPRQELERRATVTPNPPPPPPPASAHQQSSPFSFIAPKPSLPPFSEYHSGYSDADLEESSSTCPSPSPFGPPHNKHLHRRQQSFPNLFPLALRNQSRTPSPTRKKTHHQRFPSEQMPYTGEGRIRQRAESPRSGLAGWLSGTAAGSALGMTPNSSIDDRTNNNNSSTTPTTGGNDKNQISEAPDMMTPTRPPPQRSSLPPPPTPKTATTTPAGGGGGTMTSRFMSAFTSRFTAPTTPTTSTMEAADELLTLNIETALFPPSSTPGNETFSPAAFKNFQANAVGLLTKYQTAYKSQSGTIHNLRQEHSAQKDELEEAETRAKHLKFQLENMAKELAEQQHKVRALTEELQHERERSKAPSVVLSEDLGVDKIRHHKRRSGESWSADDDEEVESAESESVFSSRCRSPVPETPVQGGFPGGNSKLGTPITSSTTPRQQTQQPKPVTMNAFQKIFRGVVAAGEEGGCRNCKGQDASVAWDTVGLLRDENRQLKTRVGELEGAVEGALDLVNGIGM is encoded by the coding sequence ATGCTAAGCGACGACAACCCTGTTTCGTCCtccccacaacctcccagGTCTGGCCAGACTGTTCATCCTATCCTTCCTGCTCAACAAGCAGCAGCCGTGCCAGAAGCCCGCGCCTTACGAGGATCATCAGCTGGCAGTAGCCAGGATAATGGATACGGCTCTCCACGCCAGGAGCTTGAGCGGCGCGCGACGGTAAcaccaaatccaccaccaccaccaccaccagcatcgGCGCACCAGCAGTCCTCGCCCTTTAGCTTTATCGCGCCGAAGCCATCTCTTCCGCCCTTCTCGGAATATCACAGCGGGTATTCTGATGCCGACCTCGAAgaatcctcctccacctgtcCATCACCGTCACCCTTTGGGCCACCACATAATAAACATCTACACCGCCGGCAGCAGTCATTCCCCAACTTGTTCCCCCTGGCACTGCGGAACCAAAGCCGGACCCCTTCcccgacgaggaagaagacgcaCCATCAACGATTTCCGTCTGAACAAATGCCATACACAGGAGAAGGGAGGATACGCCAAAGGGCGGAAAGCCCACGATCAGGCCTGGCAGGGTGGTTAAgtggaacagcagcagggtCAGCGCTGGGGATGACCCCGAACAGCAGCATTGATGACCggaccaacaacaacaactccagcaccaccccgaCAACGGGTGGCAATGATAAAAATCAAATTTCTGAAGCCCCTGACATGATGACACCCACCcgtcccccccctcaacgatcatctctcccaccacctcccaccccaaaaacagccaccaccactcccgcaggaggaggaggagggactATGACATCGCGGTTCATGTCGGCCTTTACATCCCGCTTCACAGCCCCAACCACACCGACAACCTCGACAATGGAAGCCGCTGACGAGCTGTTGACGCTCAACATTGAAACCGCCTTgtttcccccttcctccaccccagGAAACGAAACAttctcccccgccgcctttAAAAACTTTCAAGCCAACGCTGTCGGGTTGCTGACTAAATACCAAACCGCCTACAAATCCCAGTCAGGCACAATCCACAACCTACGTCAGGAACACTCCGCCCAGAAAGACGAGCTGGAAGAGGCGGAAACAAGGGCGAAGCACCTGAAATTTCAACTGGAAAACATGGCCAAGGAGCTGgcggagcagcagcacaagGTTCGGGCATTAACTGAAGAACTCCAGCACGAAAGGGAGAGGAGTAAAGCCCCCTCTGTGGTGTTATCTGAAGATCTCGGTGTTGACAAAATCCGGCATCATAAGCGCCGCAGCGGGGAGAGCTGGTCAgcggatgatgacgaggaggtggagagcgCGGAGAGTGAAAGTGTGTTTAGCAGTAGGTGTAGGAGCCCGGTGCCGGAGACGCCTGTACAGGGGGGGTTTCCCGGGGGGAATAGTAAGTTGGGCACGCCAATAACTAGCAGCACGACGCCGAGACAGCAGACGCAGCAGCCGAAGCCGGTGACGATGAATGCCTTTCAAAAGATTtttaggggggtggtggcggccggggaggaaggggggtgtAGGAACTGCAAAGGGCAGGATGCGAGTGTGGCTTGGGATACGGTTGGCTTGCTGAGGGATGAGAATAGACAGCTCAAGACACGggtgggggagctggagggg